GGAATCTAAACGCTCCCTGGCTCCCCAACTCCAAACTTTCCTATCCACGGTCTGGTACTGGGGAAGCTGCCCCGGGTTCAAGCCCAGCCCTGCCAGCGTTCTCTGGGAGGCCCTGGGGTGCTGCCGTGACCACAAAGCTGGCTTCGGGCCTCGAGTCTTTCTGGGTCTTGGTTCTTCTGGCACAGCTGGGATCCGCTCTGCTCCTGCCACCAGCTGCCCCAGGATGCCCCTGGGCCCCcgctctccctcccaccctccctcaCACTGAGCTGCCAAATAAAGCCTCCCtgcccccatatcatcagtggctCCCCACGATCCCCTCGATTCCAAAGCCTCAGCCCATCTTTGAGGGCCTCCTCCAAAGCCCTCCTGGCTTCCCTCTGCATGGCTTCTGCTCCACCCACACTGGCTGACCCCGGCCTCCAGAGCCCAGCTACGCTGCCTTCAGGGCGCGGCCCCAGAAGGAGCAGGAAGGATGCCCGGACTCCAGGCCAGGAGCCCCTCACGAGCGGTCTGGCTCATCTGTACCATCAGCCTCATAAGACTAGGGTGAGAAGCGAAGGGTAAGGGCTCTGTGAGTGTGGCCAGGGCGCGGGAGAGTGCAGGACAGAGGCGGAGTTGCGCTACAACTCAGACCTGCTCATTCCCTGGCTGGGGACGGGGGCAGGGGCGGCAGGGCTGGGGGCACAGGGGAGGCTGGGGCGCAGGATGGGCACGAGGCCCTGCCTCAGGGAGGGGCTCACAGGCACCTGCAGATCTTAGGGGCTTGAGACCTGGCCCTCCCACCCCGGGAGCTGGCCCCTCTCAAGCACCCAAAGGGAGCCCAGAACGGGAGAGGGAGGGTGGTCCAGGCTATATTAGCACAAGAAAAATGCCCAACAGCAggagagaagtcagggaaggcttCAAGAGGGGGGAATCTGCTGCCCTCCCCAGGGATTTGAGGACTAAAAGGGACCCTGTGTCCAAGTTCACAGAGAAGGTGGGGGGATTGGAAGAATGGGAAGCCAGCTCCTGCAAGCCCCTCTGGGCAGCCCTGGAGGTGCTGAGGGCCTGGGGCAGAGCTTAAGCTCAGGTCACTTGTTTGGGGGGGAGCCATGCTCTGCCCACTCCCATTTCCTGCTCTGCCAGCAGATGCTCCAGCTCAGGAAAACGCCTGCCATCTCCCCACCAGGGCCGGGCCCTCATGTCCAGGGCCGGGCAGAGCCACCCatcatccctctctccctccctctgccttTGGGTCAGACAGCCTGGAGCTGCCCACACTCTGCCCAAGGAAGGAGATGCTACCATGGGAGAGCCAGGCGCCGGACCCGGGGTCTGAGTGACACGACCCCACAAACCCCACCCCCATGACTACTCCACTTAAGTTCAGGTGTCCCACGGGCCCCCTGGGGAGCAGGTGCCCTCAGAGGGAGGGGCCTTCCCTGGCACTCCTGCAGCTCACTTCTCATTGGTTCCCACAACCAAAGCTGGAAGGACTTAGAGCCACCAAGGCCAACCCTGGCCCATCTCACAACAGAAAAGACCCAGCAGTGGGGACCTATGGGAGGATTCgcattcaggtcttcctgcctcctaATGCTTGTCCAGTGCCTGACCTCACCAGGCCGAGGCCGTCTCTCAGGGCCTCCCGTCGTCCTCAGCTCCTCGGGGTCAGGGAGGCGACAGAGGCCAGGTGTGCTCTGGTCCCAGGAGGCTGCCCGAGCCTGCCCACCACACCTCCCTCATTTCCCCCCCCAGCTCTCACAAGTGTGGGGGCCACAGCTGAAGAGCACCCACAAGCCCGCTTCCTGCCCAGAGGGGGGCCCTGCCCGGCTCCTGTCTCCCCCCACATCCTCCCCTTCCTCACATCTAACTTCCCACCCCCCCAAACTCATACGTACATACTCACActcatacaacacacacacatacacacacacacacacacacacacacacacagtcacaatcacacacagtcacactcacaatcacacacatacacagcagGCAGCAAGAGACACTATGACAGCGGGGGACAGGCCAAGCAGCCAGGGAGGAGGAAACCAGTGTCCCCACTCCGGGAGGGTGCTGACTTCAGTCACCCAGATCCAGGCCCAGCCCTTTGGGCACTTAGGGAGGTCGCCCTGGAGCTCTAACGGGGTCTGTCCTCTGCTGGGGGGCCGGGCAAACAATGCTATCAGCGACTCCCTGCACCGCCCTCCTCCCCCTCCAGATGCTGGGGTGGGACTCCAGGCCGGCCTGTTGAAATGGAACCTAGGGACCCAGGCCAGGGTCCCAGGCCCTTGGCATGCAGGGGTGCTCAGGGGCTCCCCAAGGGTGAGGAGACCCAGAGTTGGGCAGGGCGCTGGCGCACTGGGATGGGGGCAGTGCCCAGACCCCTAGGAGGGGGGTATGGGGGCAAATCACCCTCAAGATGGAGAACTGCTCTCCCCTGCGTGGCTCCCAAGCCGTGGTGCTGAGGGCCACAAAGCACCTCAGAGATCCTGTTCCCCTCCATTgtacaaaggaggaaacagagGAGTCCCAAGGGGCAGAGAAGGCCTGGCCCAAAGCTGCCCAGGCTCTCCTCCCCAAGCCAGCCCGAGGCCCGGCAGCTCCTGCCTCCAGAGCTGGCCCCTGCCTTGCACCAGGCATCCCCTGGGGCCCGCCCCCCTAGCCCCTCCAGGGGGCCCGGCCTCGCCACCCCCCCGGGTCTCACCTAGGCTTCTGCGCCTGTTCCTTCCCCTCTCGGGAACCGAACCAGCCGCTCTTGCTCCTCTCTTCCCCGCTGGAGGAAGGGTGGGGGGCTGAGGCCAGGGTGGGGGCCGCCTTGTCCCCGAGGGAGCCCCTGCGGCCGGCcccatggtggtggtggtggtggaataGGCCCATGCGGGGCTTGCGCTCCTCCCTCCTCGGCTCTTCTCTCTCTGCCAACGGGGAGGAGAACACCATGGGTGTGGCCACCTGGACGGGTTTGCCCTCTGCCCGCCGGGCCCCCTCCTCCTCGCGGCCCACACCTGCCGTGGCCACCGTCTCGGAGCTGCCGCCGTGGCTGCCTCTGCCCCAGGGGACCACTTCCGAGGGCCCCGTGGCCTCCTCGGCCCGCCGCAGGGAGAGGCCGTGGAGAGCGCTGGCCGAGGGGAAGGGGCCCGAGATGGAGGCCCGGTGGGCCGGTGGGGCGGGCGGCTCCTCGCTGTAGATGTGGCTGCCGTTGATGCAGAGTGTGGAACCGGAACCGGGGTCATGGCCTGCCCGGGGCGGCCCCGCCTGCACCTGGCTCACTTCATCACTGTAGGCCCGTTTGTGCGTCAGCAGTTTGGGGGACGGGGCCAAGTCTCTGCctggaagggggagagggaaggagctgAAGGGAGGCAAGGTTCCACCTTGGGCTCTCTACTTCCTCTGGCCCCATCCCCCCCATCAGGCAGGGGTGCCCTGAGGCCCAAAGGCCAGGGCTCCATGTGCGCCCCCCTCCCGCTGCCCACCCTAGCTTCTGCTCCTAGGCCGTGCCGCACCCCACTTACCGCCGTCGGTGGAGAGCCGGCTGTGGCGGCTGGGGGAGCGGCTCAGATAGTCGGAGCCCGGCCAGGCCAGGCTGCCGCTGGCGGAGGAAAGCGTGCTGTCTGAGCCCAGCGAGGTGTTGGACTGAGTCAGCGAGGACTTGCGCAGCTTGTTGCGGAGGAAGAAGGTCTTGGCCTTGGCCTTCTTGTTGGAGCCGCCCAGCAGGTCGGGGTCGTCCAGGGCGCTGCTCGGGATGATGGCCGAGGCCGACTCCAGATCGTACTTCTTTTTGCCCTTCATCTTGTCCTTGATCTTGCCGAAGGGCGAGCGCGGCTTGTCCTTCACCGACAGGTCGAACATGCTGGCGCTCAGGTTGTTGCGTGTGAACTGGACGGTGACCTGGATCTCACCGCGCTCCTTCTCCTTCTTGCCCACCTTAGAGTGCAGTTTGTACCACCtacagggaggggagagagaggtcaGGGCTCCCCATCCCAGGAAGCCAGAGAGACGCCACCCTGAGCCCATCCCCAGGGCCGAGCCTGCACTGGAAAGGGACTGAAAAGTCTGTAGAGAACTCTTGTTCGCACCCCTTGTTCAGGCCATGTGTGCCCGCTTTTTCCTGCCCAGGCCAAGATGGGCTTGTGCCCATGCCCACCTATTCTAGGGTAAGAACAGCTCATGGGGGGCTAACACCAGAGCTCCCTGACCCCCGGCAAGATCCCAAACCTCCACAGCACAGGAAGAAACCCCCGCCCAGAGTGGGGCAGATGGCTGCTTGGgcaaaggagagacagagacagagcagggacagagagaagggtcagagacacagagacttgAGGTTCAGGGAAGGGACTCCCCCCAGCAGGTGCCCACATGGACCAGGCGGCCGAGCTACCCAAAGCACCAGGCCAGGAACCGAACCAGATGAAACCTGGAGACGGTTTTGTCCGGGCCAGGCCAGAGGAGAAGGCAACGTGAGCAGCAGGGACAtagtacacacatgcacactcatgCACACGCACAAACACAGCCACGCACAACACTGTACCAGCCCGGCAGCTCAGCCCGTTGCCAGGGGAGGGCCGGCCTAAGGACCAAAGAGTAAAGCTACAAGAACAACCCAAGTGCCTTGGGGTCAGCCAAGGGCTTCACAAAACAAATAGGATTTAAAGTCATATTATGTACATACTATGCACAAGCGGTATATACAACACTTTCTGAAATACTGTGTGCTCACTCTCCTGGGAATCACAGCGCATAGTGGGTGCTTCCTGTCCcacatgggggaagggaaggggttCCCTGATGGCTGAGCCCCA
The DNA window shown above is from Sminthopsis crassicaudata isolate SCR6 chromosome 2, ASM4859323v1, whole genome shotgun sequence and carries:
- the RAB11FIP5 gene encoding rab11 family-interacting protein 5 isoform X6, which encodes MALRRSPEPPGGPARWLPTHVQVTVLQARGLRGKGTGGSSTSDAYTVIQVGREKYSTSVVEKSTGCPEWREECVFELAPGALDGLLRAQDAAPDAPAPPPAEPACELVLTAMHRSLIGIDKFLGQATVALDEVFRQGRAQHTQWYKLHSKVGKKEKERGEIQVTVQFTRNNLSASMFDLSVKDKPRSPFGKIKDKMKGKKKYDLESASAIIPSSALDDPDLLGGSNKKAKAKTFFLRNKLRKSSLTQSNTSLGSDSTLSSASGSLAWPGSDYLSRSPSRHSRLSTDGGRDLAPSPKLLTHKRAYSDEVSQVQAGPPRAGHDPGSGSTLCINGSHIYSEEPPAPPAHRASISGPFPSASALHGLSLRRAEEATGPSEVVPWGRGSHGGSSETVATAGVGREEEGARRAEGKPVQVATPMVFSSPLAEREEPRREERKPRMGLFHHHHHHGAGRRGSLGDKAAPTLASAPHPSSSGEERSKSGWFGSREGKEQAQKPSPHPVKPLSSAPPEGAVDRKPPRSSLSSALTSGLEKLKTVTSGNIQPVAPQADQTAESKVKLKDPSQPDQSAKYYHLTHDELIALLLQRERELSRRDEHVHELESYIDQLLVRIMETSPTLLQIPPGPRAPK